From Scytonema millei VB511283:
ACTTGCCGATCGCCTGAAAGATCGCCTGGATAACTCTGCTGAAGCCAGTCCAGCAGTTGCAGTTCAGGCTATTTAGTTTAATCGTGAATTTTGCAGAAGAGATCCCCCAACCCCCTTTTGAAGGGGGCTTCTGATTCCCCCCTTTTCAAGGGGGGTTAGGGGGGATCGAGATCTAAGACTTCCAATGCGTAACCCCTAAACAATTCTGACAGATGAATCACCAGCAACCGCGCCTCAGCATTGGTATGCCCGTGTATAACGCCGAGCAGTTTATCACAGAAGCCATAGACGCAATTTTGGCTCAAACCTATACAGATTTTGAGCTAATTATTTCAGATAACGCCTCTAGCGATCGCACTCAGGAAATCTGTCAAGCATACGCGGCAAAAGATCGGCGCGTCAAATACTATCGAAACGATCGCAATATTGGCGTTCATCGAAATTACAGACGCGCCTTTCAATTAGCGACAGGCGAGTATTTTAGATGGGCTACCCATGATGATATTTGCGCTCCACAAGGGATTGAAAAATGCGTTGAAGTTTTAGATCGAAATCCAGATGTCGTACTGTGCTACACCAAAACCAAATTAATTAACGAGCATGGCACAATTTTGGAGCAAAACTATGATGAAAACCCCTTACTAACTGATTCACCACACGCTCATATTCGATTTCGGAATTTGATAATTGACTCTTTTTCTCGACGCTATCGCGGTCAGCAACTTTTTGGAGTCATGCGTCATAGTATTGCTGCAACAACTCCTCTTTTAGGCGATTACTCTGGTGGGGATAAGCCTTTTTTGGCTCGCATGACTTTATTAGGTAAATATTATGAAGTTCCTGAATATTTGTTCTTTAACAGAGAACATTCTCAGCGTTCTTCTAGTAAGGAAATGAATAGCCCCTACATACGTATGCGGTTGTTCAACCCTGATACCAAAAGAGAAAAACCTGTCTTTCCTAGATGGAGCGTCTTTTTAGATTATTTGAAGGCAATTCAAGAAGTTCCTCTCAGTTTATCCGAACGGATTCATTGCTATTTAGTTCTCGTAACTTGGTTAGGAAAAAATAAGAACTGGGAGCAATTAGTTAAAGAATTAATTAAAGCATCTGTCTGGTCTATTTATTTTTCTAGACATCGCCAGATGTTAGTACAACAACACCAAACTGAAATTCCATCAAGTTCATCATAAGTGTCGTTAGCGATTGGTCATCTATTAAATTGTTGCGTCTTGCTTAAGTTTCAGGCGTGCAACCCTCACGGCAAGGGTCTTAAATCACTTTCGTGAAGTTAGACATACTCAAAACGGGATGGGCTACAAAAAATGAGAATTCTAGAAAAAATTTCTCACAAATCTAATTTAACAGCAAGAAAATATCTGACCAATTTATTGGTGCATGAAGTCAAACTTGAGGAGCATTATCAGAATTCTCAACGAGTAAATTTACCATGTTCTGGTCAAACTATTTCTATACCAGAAACTCAACAGATGAATTTTTTTCGCGAGATTAAACATTTGCAAGCAGCAAATTATTCTCTTCCAAATATGTACACAACTACGTTACATGACGTAACTTACTGTGCAAAATTTGATATTTTGCTGACAAAAACTCGCAAAGTTATCTCGGATTCCATAAATACTACTATCGAGCAGAATAAATACGATGTTGCAGAGAATACTTATTGCAACAAAGTAGAAAAAATCGCAGGTGTTTGCGCTGTCTTTCGTTCGTTCGCTAATGGTTATTATCATCAGTTAATCGATAACATTCCGCGAATTTTCTTGCTCGATCAACCCCAATATAAAAACATAGAAGAAATTAAGTTAGTAGCTTCAACCAAAATTACGGCATCGGAGCAATTTTTACTCTCAAAAATACTGCCGAATAACGTAAAACTTACCCTGGTAAGTCCAGATAAAAATTATGCGATCGAAAATCTAATTTTTCCATCTTTTCTAACTCGTCGCCATGCAGGATACTTACCCTCTGATTATTTAAGATTTTTCACAGAGAAAGTAACGCCGCAACGACCGCGAAAGAAAATCAATCGTATTTTCATCTCTAGAAGAGCTTCAAAAAAGGGACGACATATTTTGAATGAAGATGAACTTTTTGATATGTTGAGTAAGTACGGATTCAAGAAATACCTACTTGAACAGATATCAATTGAAGATCAAATCGATCTTTTTAGTGATAGCGAATACGTTATAGGTTCACATGGCGCTGGACTTTCCAATATTATTTTTGCCGAAGGAATCAAGGTCTTAGAAATATTTCCTACACAGGAGATTTTGCCGCATTTTTACTTTTTAGCAAAATCTCTTGGTCATAATTATCAATACTGGTGCGGTCAGGCAACATCTAAAAACAGCAATTTTGTAGTTAATGTATCGGAAATTGCAAAAATTATCGCCAGTCGAGAACTTTCTTCAACTCAGTCTTTCGAGCAGTAGATATTGGATAGGAGTTACGCACTTGAGTTCCAGATCTCGAAGATCCCTCCTAGCCTCCCTTAAAAAGGGAGGAATAAAGCCCCCTTGTTAAGGGGGTTGGGGGATCGACTGCGTAACTCCTGAATGGAAACAAAGCAATCTATTTGTAGCTCTAAATTG
This genomic window contains:
- a CDS encoding glycosyltransferase family 61 protein — protein: MRILEKISHKSNLTARKYLTNLLVHEVKLEEHYQNSQRVNLPCSGQTISIPETQQMNFFREIKHLQAANYSLPNMYTTTLHDVTYCAKFDILLTKTRKVISDSINTTIEQNKYDVAENTYCNKVEKIAGVCAVFRSFANGYYHQLIDNIPRIFLLDQPQYKNIEEIKLVASTKITASEQFLLSKILPNNVKLTLVSPDKNYAIENLIFPSFLTRRHAGYLPSDYLRFFTEKVTPQRPRKKINRIFISRRASKKGRHILNEDELFDMLSKYGFKKYLLEQISIEDQIDLFSDSEYVIGSHGAGLSNIIFAEGIKVLEIFPTQEILPHFYFLAKSLGHNYQYWCGQATSKNSNFVVNVSEIAKIIASRELSSTQSFEQ
- a CDS encoding glycosyltransferase family 2 protein; this encodes MNHQQPRLSIGMPVYNAEQFITEAIDAILAQTYTDFELIISDNASSDRTQEICQAYAAKDRRVKYYRNDRNIGVHRNYRRAFQLATGEYFRWATHDDICAPQGIEKCVEVLDRNPDVVLCYTKTKLINEHGTILEQNYDENPLLTDSPHAHIRFRNLIIDSFSRRYRGQQLFGVMRHSIAATTPLLGDYSGGDKPFLARMTLLGKYYEVPEYLFFNREHSQRSSSKEMNSPYIRMRLFNPDTKREKPVFPRWSVFLDYLKAIQEVPLSLSERIHCYLVLVTWLGKNKNWEQLVKELIKASVWSIYFSRHRQMLVQQHQTEIPSSSS